The DNA region CAAGCAATTAATTGGTCTTAACTGTTAGATTTCTCTAGTCTATGCTGTAGTGCTTGCAAGGTTTTCATGGAATTAGGTGCTTATATCTTATTTCTATCCCCTGCTGGGAATGATTTCACAGACAATGGCCTCCTACTCAGTCTCCGATGCCGTTGCAACTTATTACCTAtacatgacatatgtcaatcCGTTCATTTTTTCTCTCGCAACTATCATTCCAATGGTCCCTGATGAGGTTTTACGCAAAGGGAGTGGCACCCTTTGTGAAATGCTTCTGATGGTTCAGGCGAGTTCCTATTTACTATAAGGTCTTTAGCAATCTTTACTGTGTGACACATTCCATTAATTGGAAGTCTTCGTTCTCAGCACAGGCTTACAAGGCAAATGTTGTATGTCCCAACAAAAATCAAGCTGACCCTGAGAAATTCTACCAAAATCAACTTCTTGAAAGTGAGACATATATTGGTGGTCACGTAGAGTGCCTCGAAAGTGGTGTTTTCAGATCTGATATTCCTACCAGTTTTAAGCTTGATTCGTCGGCATACCAGGCAAGCTATCTGCTTTATATTCATTCGACATAATGTTAGTTGATTTCTTTGATGAGCATTACTTTTTCTGATAGAGTTTCTATTCAAATGTCACTGATCTTTCTGTAATGTCATCTGAAGTGGTGCAGTTAATAGTAAATACCTATGTAGTCTGTAATGGATTCCTTAAGCAAAATGCTTCCCATTATTATGCACATGATGTTATCATAGCTAATTTTGGCACCTGGTgcacacaaaaataataatttatgaaccTATCTGATATTGGATGCTTTGATTGCCAGCAACTGATTGATAACCTTGGTCGGGATCTGGAATATGCTATCACTGTAGAAGGGAAAATGAGAATGGATTCAATTTCCAATTATGATGAAGTGAAGGACGAAATCAAGAAAAAGGTAGTAATTGGAGATACTGATTTTAGTGCTTATTCCCTTAATTCGTTTCAGCATGTTATTTCTCTTGTCGCGTCGAATTGCTGACACGGCATACATATTTCATTCTGGGAGAGTTTGCTTATACACTCGTACACATTAAGCTCGTATATACAAGCATTTTCTCATGTCGAGTAATTTCAGTAGTTCTTGTAGAAAGAACATAGTAAAGCCTTAGACTATGGTTTGAGCCTCAAGAAGAAATCTGTCTATTAAGTATCCCTATCTACAGTAGTTGTCACCAACTAGGCGTCTGCATGCTTGGATATTTCGAAGCAGAACAGAAAACTTAATGGTCTTATGAATTATTTCCCTTTGTGTTGTCTGATTCGGGATGAAGACTTAGTTCTGTTATGGCGGTTTTATTGGTTCTGCAGCTCGAGAAGTTACGAGATGACCCTATACGTGAAGAAGGGCCTCTTATTTATCACCTCGACGTTGCAGCGATGTATCCAAATATCATTTTAACAAGCAGGCTTCAGGTACATCTAATCTCTGTCCGTACGTTTTTAACTGAATAGGGATTATTTGTTGTAACATACAATTGTAAATCAGTATCTACCAACATCAGCTAAATGATGGTGTTTTATGTAACAAAATAATGGAAAATTCCCTGGAAATATTATATGAAGTGaaacttttctttaattttcagCCACCATCAATAGTTACGGATGAGGTCTGCACAGCATGTGACTTCAACCGCCCAGGAAAGACTTGTCTTAGAAAACTTGAATGGGTTTGGCGTGGGGTGACATTCATGGGAAAGAAAAGGTTCTTAACTTAACTTTCATTCCAGCTAACTATGGATTTTAAGCTTGTTGGTCCAGTCTTAAGTTGTTAACTTTGTTTCAACTGGTTTGGCAGTGATTATTACCATTTGAAAAAACAGATTGAGTCTGAATTTGTTGATACTGGTGCAAATATTCAGTcttcaaaatcattccttgatTTGCCAAAGGTGGAACAACAAACCAAGCTAAAAGAACGTCttaaaaaatattgtcaaaAGGTATTCTCGCCCTTCCTCCTGCTTAGTAATAGTTTCCCCACATTGTCAACATATGATTGCAAGTCATTTTGCATTTGGCAGGCATATAAACGAGTACTTGACAAGCCAATCACTGAAGTTCGTGAGGCTGGGATATGCATGAGAGAAAACCCTTTCTATGTAGACACTGTTCGGAGGTGTGTGGCTTTTATTCTCCCATATTGTACTTGAGACTCTGTTTGGACGTTTAGTCTTTTGTGCAGTAATCACTTTTGTGTGAACACACCACCGAttatgataaatttttttaactaagtCCTAATTGCTTTTTATTTGGTGGTGTTTTGAACGTAATTCAAGCTTTCGAGATAGGAGGTATGAATACAAAACACTTAACAAGGTCTGGAAGGGAAAGTTGTCCGAGGCCAAGGCAAGTGGTAATTCAATCAAGATCCAGGAAGCACAGGTACGTTATCTTGTATACTTGCTCATAGATCTTTGGAACTTTTTTAAGATGGTGACATTCAAATTTGGAACAGGATATGGTAGTGGTTTACGATTCCTTGCAGCTAGCTCATAAGTGTATACTTAATTCCTTCTATGGATATGTCATGCGAAAGTAAGTCTTCTGATCTCTTGCAAAGAGCCTGGACTTTGGTTATATGATCGTTGTCTGTTCCATTTAGGTTGACCCAAAGCTTTACTTGAAACAATTTCCAGGGGTGCAAGATGGTACTCCATGGAAATGGCTGGTGTAGTTACCTATACTGGAGCCAAAATCATCCAGAATGCCCGTTTGCTTATTGATCGAATCGGGAAACCACTTGAGTTGGATACAGATGGTATATGGTGTTGTCTCCCTGGATCTTTTCCTGAGAACTTTACTTTTAAAACGATGTAAGGTTTTGCTATCTCCATGTTTGGAAGTTCCttgttctattttgttttgaatatattgCAATAGTTCACTTTAAGATATATTCAAGAGTTTTTATATCCATGTTAGGGGGGATTTATTTTCTCGTGGTTCTCAAGATGTTAAGTAAACCatcaattgtatttttttactgCAGGGACATGAAGAAACTCACAATCTCTTATCCATGTGTAATGCTTAATGTTGATGTGGCAAAGAATAATACAAATGATCAATATCAGGTATGCCAAGCTTTTCCTTACCTATATGTAGCTTTTGTGTTCAGTCTTAAATAAGCAGATGATATAAACCCTTCTGAGGTTCTGAAAGCATTTTGCCTTGTGTTTCGTTTCTATTTCCCTTTAATTGCTGGTTGAAACAGACTCTTGAAGATCCTGTACGCAAGACATATAAGTCTCATAGTGAATGCTCAATTGAATTTGAAGTGGATGGACCGTACAAGGTATGCTTAAACTTTATGAAACTTTTGCGTGTGCTGCTCTTTGATCGCTGGgtagaaatattaataatccTTTCCATTTAGGCAATGATTATTCCTGCATCGAAAGAGGAAGGAATCTTAATTAAGAAGCGTTATGCTGTTTTCAATCATGACGGAACCTTAGCAGAACTCAAGGGTTTTGAGATCAAGCGTAGAGGGGAGCTGAAACTCATTAAAGTTTTCCAGGTATCCTTTCCTTTCTTTGTGTTGTAATGATTCATCCAAATTGTTGCTTCATCTATTTTTAGGCTCAAAGCGGTTGATGATTGTGTTTCACTTGATCCAGTTGTATTAGACTTTTCGTAACTCTTTCTAGCAGCATTTTTAAGGTTCTAATTCTGACATAAAATATTTCTCTGTTAGGGAATAGGGAGAATTCCACTGGTTCTTAATTGCTTGTTCAGGTGACTATTTAGCAAGTACCTAGAGCTCCTCTACCTTCATCGTTCATAAAAGAACAGAGTGATAAATAAAATCTCTGTTCTATGACGACACACTGCatgttacattttatttttgttaaacattTCCATCCTATTTATTGGATTCTTGTGTTTACTTAAGCTTATTTCAAATATGAACTGCAAAATGTAGTAAGATGTTCATGATTTGTTAGACGCAAGCATCCCAAGAAAATAGGCTGAAATTTACTTGATAAATATGTGTAGAGCcttcattatttgtttttctatccCTTCCATACAGGCCGAGCTTTTTGACAAATTTCTCCATGGATCAACTCTTAAAGAGTGCTATTCTGCTGTTGCAGCCGTCGCAAATCGGTGGCTTGACCTACTCGATGTATGTGAAATATTTcgttttctgttattttttagttgatctTTTTTTCCCCCTACTGAGGAAAAAGACTTTTCATATAGGTGCTGCTAAATTCTCTTATTTGTAACAGGGTCATTTTGCTCATAGTTTTCTCTTTACATTTTCTCCAGAATCAAGGAAAAGATATTGCCGATAGTGAATTGCTAGATTATATATCAGAGTCAAGCACAATGAGCAAATCGTTAGCAGATTATGGTGAGCAAAAGTCATGTGCAGTGACCACAGCAAAACGCCTGGCTGAATTTCTTGGTGATTCAATGGTCAAAGATAAAGGACTTCGTTGCCAATACATTGTTGCTTGTGAGCCAAAGGTACATTTCTGTCAAACTTAAAATTTTCGTGGAACTTTTGTCCTCCTTTGACATATACTCAAAGAGGCCATCCATTACCAACCCGAACAGGCCAGAAAAAAACTGAATAGTTAGGTCTTATAAAAATTAACTGATTCACATATCTTCTTCCATCGTTTCTGATAATTTTTTAGTACGAGTGACAGACTTGTGTATGTTCTGTTAACATTCTCTACTGTTGGAGCGCTTAGTTAGGTTACACTGCTGAATGTACATTTTCTCTAAGTCAATAATGTCGTCACACATGCAATCTGTATTAATAATGTTGCTTAcatttaaaaaagtatttacTGTCTGTTAAGCATCTTTTTCAGCTATTCTAGTATAGTATATCTGCTTATAGTACTTCTACTCTTGCAACTTAACAACTTTTCTCATGATTAGGGCACACCTGTTAGCGAACGGGCTGTTCCTGTTGCTATATTTGAAACAACGAAACCGGGTATACCTTCTGTTATCTGCTGTTATTATGTATTCTTGCGTTCTTAAAATGTAATGGAAACGTCAAAATTCACAGGAATTATGAAGTATTATCTGCGAAAATGGTGCAAGACATCATCAGACGTCGGAATCCGTTTAATTATTGACTGGTCGTATTATAAGCAGCGCCTTAGTTCAGCTATCCAAAAAGTTATTACCATTCCTGCTGCAATGCAGAAGGTTCATTGTTACTATTCAtactggttttgtttttcttaatattcTTTCTGTAAATATCTAACGACTTATATGACCTCTTTAGGTGGAAAATCCTGTGCCTAGGGTGAATCATCCTGATTGGCTCCATAAAAAGGTTCGTGAGAAAGAGGACAAATTTCGCCAGAGAAAACTAGTTGATATGTTCAGTTCAGCAAACAAAGACGGTGTGCCGGACACAGATCATTTGGTGACTGAAGATAATATGGGAGATATTGAGGATTTTTGCAAAGAAAACAGGCCTTCCGTGAAAGGGCCAAAGCCAATTGCACGTTCTTTTGAAGTACAAAAAAAGATGACTGAACACGAGCAGAAAGAGAGCTGGGGTCCAGAGTTCCATGATATCTCATTACAGAACATTGACAAGAACGTAAATTACCAAGGATGGCTTGagctgaaaaagagaaaatggaaagtgacattagagaagaagaaaaaacgaagGTAGTACTTTATTTGGAACAAAATGTAGTTCAATATGACATCCGCTGCTTCTGAAACTTTCTGAACTTCTTGACTGTGTATTCCTTCTTTTTGTAGGTTGGGTGATCTAAGATCTTCAAATCAGATTGATGCTCACGAGATAAATCAAAAAGTTGGTCTGGGAGGAGGAGGTGTAGGTGTAGGTTCATACTTTAGGAGGCCTGAAGAAGCCTTGACTAGTTCACATTGGCAGGTGGGCACAGCAACctaaatgtatttatatatttggctaATATTTTGTAACCATATAATGTTGTCTTTCTGGCTTTTTCAGATAATACAACTGGTCCCAAGTCCACAGAGTGGGCAATTTTTCGCCTGGGTGGTTGTGAAAGGATTGATGCTTAAGATCCCATTGACAATCCCAAGGGTGTATTACATTAATTCCAAAGCTCCTACAGTTGAAAAATTCCCGGGAAAGTGTGTCAACAAAATTCTTCCTCATGGAAGGccttgttataatttgattgaggCATGCCTTTTATCAACTATACATCTTTCCTCTTGTTTTCCTTTCAGTTAgttacaatttttatatttctttacaGGTTAAAATTCAGGAAGatcaatttaaaaaagaaagcaaaatgcGTGCAGCTCTTCTTGCCAACCCTGAAATTGAGGTGAGGTCTTTcaaaagtagaaaaaataaGTGCCATCAGAAGCCACACTTTTTATCGATTGTCTTAAAAGTAGACAAATTGTATTTGGTGTCTTAAAAGTAATAAAGGAAGTTTCTTAGTATCGTTAACTCTTACTTCTGTGATCACTGGTGCCATTTTATTTGGTGAGTAGACAAATTGTATTTGGTGTCTGGGAGTCTGAATTTGTGTGCTATAGAAATTTACTGCATCAAGTACCCTGTATAAGGAAAACTCAGGAAAAGGAGTTTAAAAGCGAAGGGTAGCTATATTTATCTCagttatgtgtgtgtgtgtcttcttTGTAATTTGAATAGAATGTGAATGAGACCCATCGACTTGTCAGCTTGGTGGGATTTGTCAAATTGTTGGTTAAATGCATGTTTTGACCTTCATTTTTCATCAAGAGAATACCATGTTTATGCTTGCTTGTCTCATAATTAACTTTGGCAGGGCATATATGAAACTAAGGTGCCTCTGGAGTTTAGTGCTATATGTCAAATTGGATGTGTATGCGAAATTGATAACACAGCTAAGCACCGTAATATCCAAGATGGATGGAAAATTGGTGAACTTCATATGAAAACTACAACTGAGTGTCGCTACTTGGACCGTTCAATTCCACTTGTATACTTGTATAACAGGTAAATCTCCATTCTTTAAAGTAATATGACTACCCCTTTTCTGATGGAAACCAATTCAGCTTCATGCAATTCAAGTTGAAGAAGGTTTTGATTGTAAATTTCTAGTAGGCATTTAGTCACAATGTTTGAGTGTTTACACGACCACGTGTCTAGTCTTATTATTGAATACTCTGTTGCATTCTCAAATTAGTCCCTTAACATTTGAaccttagtttttgttttttttttctccttcgtCTTTGGCCATGTTATGTGGTTTTATTTATGCAGACCGGAATACTGATCTCATGGTTTACTTGTTTGCAGCACCTCTACAGGGCGtgctatatatgttttatattgtcATGCATCGAAGCGTATGTCTGCCGTGGTAGTTGATCCTTTTAGTAGCAAGGAATTATTACCATCTCCCCTAGAGAGACAGTTTAGAGATAGTTGCCAAGAATTTTCAATTGACTCATTGTCTTGGGGTAGTATCCTTTTCCAGGTATGCTCTAAACTCATCACATAGAACCCCTGCAATAGTACTCCTGCATTTTTTTGAGCTTTTGTGAATGCTAATCATCAGGTCGACTATGTTGACTATCCTGAAGCTGCCAAGAATATTATACAGAAAGCAATAAGTGAATACAGGTAACTCGTTTTTCCTGATTTATAGCAGTGCAGCCTTTTTAATG from Camelina sativa cultivar DH55 chromosome 3, Cs, whole genome shotgun sequence includes:
- the LOC104778622 gene encoding DNA polymerase epsilon catalytic subunit A-like, with the protein product MSGDNRRRDRKDSRWSKKPRVVNTAEDELESKLGFGLFSEGETRLGWLLTFASSSWEDRDTGKVYSCVDLYFVTQDGFSFKTKYKFRPYFYLATKDSLELEVEAYLRRRYERQVAGIEIVDKEDLDLKNHLSGLQKKYLKVSFDTVQQLMEVKRDLLHIVERNQAKFDALEAYESILAGKREQHPQDCLDSIVDIREYDVPYHVRFAIDNDVRSGQWYNVSISSTDVILEKRSDLLQRAEVRVCAFDIETTKLPLKFPDAEYDQIMMISYMVDGQGFLITNRECVGEDIEDLEYTPKPEFEGYFKVTNVKDEVELLQKWFSHMQELKPGIYVTYNGDFFDWPFIERRASHHSIKMNEELGFRCDLNQGECRAKFACHLDCFAWVKRDSYLPQGSHGLKAVTKAKLGYDPLEVNPEDMVRFAQEKPQAVTKAKLGYDPLEVNPEDMVRFAQEKPQYTTLRSGHRFQAINWSKLLDFSSLCCSACKTMASYSVSDAVATYYLYMTYVNPFIFSLATIIPMVPDEVLRKGSGTLCEMLLMVEAYKANVVCPNKNQADPEKFYQNQLLESETYIGGHVECLESGVFRSDIPTSFKLDSSAYQQLIDNLGRDLEYAITVEGKMRMDSISNYDEVKDEIKKKTMASYSVSDAVATYYLYMTYVNPFIFSLATIIPMVPDEVLRKGSGTLCEMLLMVQAYKANVVCPNKNQADPEKFYQNQLLESETYIGGHVECLESGVFRSDIPTSFKLDSSAYQQLIDNLGRDLEYAITVEGKMRMDSISNYDEVKDEIKKKLEKLRDDPIREEGPLIYHLDVAAMYPNIILTSRLQPPSIVTDEVCTACDFNRPGKTCLRKLEWVWRGVTFMGKKSDYYHLKKQIESEFVDTGANIQSSKSFLDLPKVEQQTKLKERLKKYCQKAYKRVLDKPITEVREAGICMRENPFYVDTVRSFRDRRYEYKTLNKVWKGKLSEAKASGNSIKIQEAQDMVVVYDSLQLAHKCILNSFYGYVMRKGARWYSMEMAGVVTYTGAKIIQNARLLIDRIGKPLELDTDGIWCCLPGSFPENFTFKTMDMKKLTISYPCVMLNVDVAKNNTNDQYQTLEDPVRKTYKSHSECSIEFEVDGPYKAMIIPASKEEGILIKKRYAVFNHDGTLAELKGFEIKRRGELKLIKVFQAELFDKFLHGSTLKECYSAVAAVANRWLDLLDNQGKDIADSELLDYISESSTMSKSLADYGEQKSCAVTTAKRLAEFLGDSMVKDKGLRCQYIVACEPKGTPVSERAVPVAIFETTKPGIMKYYLRKWCKTSSDVGIRLIIDWSYYKQRLSSAIQKVITIPAAMQKVENPVPRVNHPDWLHKKVREKEDKFRQRKLVDMFSSANKDGVPDTDHLVTEDNMGDIEDFCKENRPSVKGPKPIARSFEVQKKMTEHEQKESWGPEFHDISLQNIDKNVNYQGWLELKKRKWKVTLEKKKKRRLGDLRSSNQIDAHEINQKVGLGGGGVGVGSYFRRPEEALTSSHWQIIQLVPSPQSGQFFAWVVVKGLMLKIPLTIPRVYYINSKAPTVEKFPGKCVNKILPHGRPCYNLIEVKIQEDQFKKESKMRAALLANPEIEGIYETKVPLEFSAICQIGCVCEIDNTAKHRNIQDGWKIGELHMKTTTECRYLDRSIPLVYLYNSTSTGRAIYVLYCHASKRMSAVVVDPFSSKELLPSPLERQFRDSCQEFSIDSLSWGSILFQVDYVDYPEAAKNIIQKAISEYREENSGPTVAVIECPDFNSMKEGIKALDDFPCMRIPFNGDDNSYQPVSWQRPAAKIAMFRCAAAFQWLDRRIAQSRYAHVPLGNFGLDWLTFTIDIFMSRALRGQQQVLWVSDNGVPDLGGINNEETFFADEVRNQMG